The Saccharolobus shibatae B12 genomic interval CACTGGGATTATAAGTGGTGTTAAAGTTGGTTCTCAAGAGGTTATGGCTAAGGTATTGTCTAATCAACCTAAGATTCTTTTTCATGCTCATTCTGAGGTTCAAGAGGAGTATTATATAAATAATACAAGGGTTATATCTATCGGTAATTTCAGTAAGGGGTATTATACTGAATATGATTCTGAAAAAGGTGAGGTAAAACTGGCTAGAGTTGTCTTGCCATAAGATAGGCATCTTCTCCATCAGCATAGTAACCTTTTAGCACCTTAACTTTCTTGAAGTTCAGTTTCTCATATAGAGCAATTGCAGGATAGTTGGTAACTCTTACTTCTAAATATATTTCCTCAGCATTATAGTCATTTTTCATGCTTTTCATTGAGGCTTCTAATAACGCAGTAGCTATTCCTTTTCTTCTATACTCTTCTAATACCGCTATTGAAACCACATGTCCTTTTCTAACTAATGAGGGTAACTGCTTAATGTTGCTAAATCCCCATTCTATTCTAGGCATTATATATCCTACTACTTTATCGTCAACTACGGCTACGAAAAATGCTAAGCCGTATTCCTTTAAATGTTCAACGAAAAAATAATATGGGTAATTTTCTGGTAGTGTTAGTCTATTTATTTTTATTATTTGGTCTATATCATCCATTCTTGCATTTCTTAGTGTGAAATCTCTTCCTTTATCTTTTTCAGCGAGCTCCATATCAATATCTTTATATAATGTAGTTAATATATATGCACACATACATGACGCATCCTTCAAAGAAGATAATCGGGAGTGTAAGTAAGGACCTAGCTAATAGAAAGGTATTATTAGCAGTAACTGGAAGTGTAGCGATATATAAATCATTAGATTTGGCCAGAAGCTTAATGAGGAATGGCGCAGAAGTGAGCGTTATCATGAGTAAAGATGCAGCGAAACTAATTTCTCCAGAGATGTTTAAGTGGGCTACTGGGAATGACGTATTTACTAAACTTACTGGAGACCTAGAACACGTTTCGTTGGCAGAAGATAATGATATAATGATTGTAGCTCCCTCAACTGCAAATACTATAGTAAAGATAGCTTACGGAATAGCTGATACACCAATAACTGCTACTGCGTTGAATTTCGTTGGGATGAAAAAGCCCTTAATTATAGTTCCTTCAATGCATTTACAAATGTATATTTCGCCTCAAGTCGCAGATGCTGTAAATAGGTTAAAGGGGATAGGAGTAGAGATAATAGAACCAGATATAATAGGAGATTTAGCGCACTATCCAGAATTAGAATACTTAACCGGCAGAATAACCTCATTTATTTTGAGGGGAAAAGACTTATCTGGACTTAATATACTAGTTACTGCTGGACCTACACGTGAGTATTTAGACTCTGTCAGATTTATATCAAATCCCAGTAGCGGAACCATGGGGATATCTATTGCGAATGAAGCTTATTTTAGAGGAGCTAATGTTAGAGTTATTTCTGGTCCTATAAGTTCTAAGCTAGAACCTTACGTTAGGGATATAGTGCGTATAGAGACAACTGAGGAGATGCTTAATGAAGTTGTAAAAAGTATAGAAAATGACAAGTTTAGTGTTGTAATTTTAGCGGGAGCTCCTGCTGATTATAAGTTTAAAAACAGATCTGATACTAAAATAGACAGCCATACAGAAATACCAAAAGTTGAATTAGAAAGAACGCCAAAAATTTCTGAATATATAAGGAAGTACAATATATTATTAGTAGGTTTTTCCGCAGAGACTGTAAATTCCGATGAGGAGTTGATTGAGAAAGCCAAAATTAAGATGAGAAGACACGGATTTGATTTAATTGTGGCGAATAATGTTAGGAGGAAGGATATAGGATTTTCATCTGAATATAATGAAGTTATAGTTATAGATAAGGCTGGTAATGTAAGGAAGATAGAAAAGAATTTTAAGACGGTGGTAGCGAGGAAGATATTGGATATAGTAAAGGAGCAGTTAAAGAGATGATAAAAGAAGAGTTTAAAATGAATTAGATAATGATATAGAATAGCGGCTGGCTCGGGTAGCTCAGCCTGGAAGAGCGCCGGGCTGTGGACCCGGAAGTCCCGGGTTCAAATCCCGGCCCGAGCCCTTCCATTAAGTGCACTAATTCACATAAGCTTATTTTTATATTTCGTGGCACTTTATAGTAGTATATGGGTAAGTTATTTGGAACTGATGGAATAAGAGGAATTGCTAATACTGAATTGCAACCAGAATTTGCGTTAAAGATAGGAAAAGCCGTAGGAACATATTTCGGTAAAGGTGCTAGAATTCTAATAGGCAGGGATGTAAGAGCCGGAGGAGATATGTTACTTAGAGCCGTTGAGAGTGGACTATTGAGTAGTGGCGTATTGGTCTATGAAGCGGGGATGGCTCCTACTCCAGCATTCCAGTACGGTGTGAAAACTTTAGGATATGACGGTGGTATTATAATAACCGCTAGTCATAATCCAGCTGAATATAATGGTATCAAAGTCCTTTCTCCACATGGCATTGAGATATCTAGGGAAGACGAGGATAAAATAGAAGATATATACTTTAATAATAAATTTCATGTAGTAGAATGGAATGGTTTAGTAAATGATGTGAAAAGAGAAGACAAAGTTATTGAAACTTACGTACATGGGATACTCTCTCAAGTTGATACTGATAAAATTAGGAGCAAAAAGTATAAGGTCCTCATAGATCCTGCAAATAGTGTAGGTACATTAGTAACTCCAATTGTAGCAAGGGAATTGGGATGCAAAGTTTTTACTATCAATGGGAATTTAGATCCTCTATTTTCAGCTAGAACACCCGAACCCACATTTGAGAGTCTTAGTGAGACTGCAAAAGTTGCTAAACAGTTAGGCGTAGATTTGGCAGTAGCTCATGATGGTGACGCGGATAGGGCAATTTTCATAGACTCCATAGGGAGAGTTCAATGGGGCGATAGAAGCGGTACTTTATTGTCATACTGGGCTTCGATAAAAGCTCCAAATCTGCCTAAGCGTATATTTACTGCAGTTTCTAGCTCTAGCTTAGTTGAAGAATATCTAAAACAGTACAATATACAGGTTAGGTGGACTAAGGTAGGTAGTGTAGACATCGCACATATGCTATTTAAGGAAAAAGGAGTAGCGGGATTTGAGGAAAATGGTGGATTTATGTATCCTCCTCATCAAGCAGTAAGAGATGGTGCAATGTCATTCGCTTTAATGCTGGAAATGATGGCATCCGAGAATGAAAACTCTGCTGAACTATTTAATAGACTTCCTGTTTATTATTTAGTGAAAACAAAAGTAAGAATTACGGAAAAGAGTAATATAGAGAAGATTTATGACGAAATAATAGATAAGTACGGAAAGTACGGGAATATAGTTACAATAGATGGTGTTAAGATTATTGGAAACGATTTCTGGCTCCTAGTTAGGAAGAGTGGTACAGAGCCAATAATAAGAATACTAGTTGAGGCAAAAGATGAGAATAAATCCAAAGAATTAGCTAAAGAGTTAGAAAAGTTGGTGAGTGAGTTAGCATGAAATATAGGTTAATGGATTTACTCGCGTGCCCTATGTGCAAACATTTTCCATTAAAACTTTTTGTTTTCTCAGAAAAGGAAATAGACAGAAAATTAAGTCAAGAAGATAAAAAACCGTTGTGCGAATTATATTGTGCATATAAATCCGCATTTATTAAGGATTTAAACTCTCTGCCTCCTTGTGAGGAGTGTATTAGAAACGAAATAGTAGAAGGGGTGCTTTATTGTGAATCTTGTAATAGATGGTATCCAATAATTGATGAAATTCCAAGAATGTTACCAGATAAACTGAGAAAAGAAGAAGAGGATATCAAATTTTTGGAGAAACATAAAGACAAGATTCCGAAGACCATACTAAGTAGCGGTGTTCCTTTTCGTTTAAAATGAGCTTATTAATTTGTTTGATGAGTGTATAATATGGTGTAAGTAATGGAAAGTTCATTTATAGGAAATTTAGATGAATGGATAAAATTGCAGAAGAATTTATTGAGTACTTTAAAAGATATGGAGAAAAAGGAGAAAACTGAGGATATGGATAGATTAGACTTGATATTAGCGTCTAGAACTGCATTTCAGCATATGATGAGAACGTTAAAGGCCTTTGATCAATGGTTACAAGATCCAATGGTTATAAAACATATGCCTAGAGAAATGTTAGAGGATGTAAAGAATACTAGTTGGGAGTTGCTTCAGAGATTATTAGAGTTAGATATTAGACATACAAGTCAATTTAGAGAAATGATCTCGAAAATGAGCAAAGAAGGCAAATTGGATCCATTAATATGGACTAGACCAGTAACTGAAGAACATCCAGAAAGAGAAAGAAGAGGTCCATTATCTACGATTTAAAAATTTGTTAATTATCTCCTTCTTAATTTCATCTCATTTTTTATCTTTAGGTTATACTCCTCATCATATGCGAGTATTTTTGTTTTTATTTCGTTTAGAGCTTGAGCTACTTTATTTTTGAAGTCCTCTTCTATTTGAGTTTTGTCTAATATCTCTATACCATTGTTCGAGATACCTATTTTCTTAGATACTGGATCATTTTCTATTAGCCCTAGATATAAGAGCGAAGTTAAATCCTCTTTTGCCATTAAACTAAATACATTGTTTCCTATTACATTGAATTGATATCCTAAATCAACACCTTTCTGCTTCAATTCATATAGCAACATTATTATAGATTTTTCAGTCAATTTACCTATTTGTCTTATTATATATAATAGCTGTAATTTTCTCTTATCCTCATTTATTATATTGGTACTTATAACTTGTTTAGATACCATCTTTACGTCTTTAGACTTTTGTTGTCCCGGTTGTGACAAATTTAAACCCCATATATACTTATTATCTCCCCTTTAATATGTTAACTATCTCTTTAGAGACGTTCTTAGGTTCCTTACTTCGAGTTATCGCTCCTCCTACTACATATATGCTTACCGGTAGATCTATGAGTTCTAAAATTCTATCTTTATTTAAGCCTCCAGCTATTGATATTAATAAGTCTAGCTCAGATACCTTTCTGATTTCACTCTTTAAATCTGCTACACTTATGCCTCTACTCTTTTGTACATCCAAACCTACATGGAAACCTATAATATCTACTCCTAATTGCTTAAGTTCTTTTGCTCTTTCATATACGTTTTTAACGTTGATTAAATCAGCCTGGACTAGTATATCTAATTCTCTAGCCTTTTTTACCGCTGAATGAATAGTTGAATTGTCCATTATTCCTAAAACTGTCATTATGTTAGCTCCGCCTAGTTTAGCTATTTCAACTTCAACGTCTCCTGCATCTGCAGTTTTAGTATCAGCCACAATTATTTTATCTGGAACTATTGATTTTATTTTTCTTATTCCTTCTATCCCGAATGATTTTAGTAATGGTGTTCCTATTTCAATGATTTCATTTTCTAGATCTTTAACTTCATTAACTACTTTTATTGCGTCATTGATATCTATAAAATCTAGAGC includes:
- a CDS encoding DUF1411 domain-containing protein produces the protein MSQPGQQKSKDVKMVSKQVISTNIINEDKRKLQLLYIIRQIGKLTEKSIIMLLYELKQKGVDLGYQFNVIGNNVFSLMAKEDLTSLLYLGLIENDPVSKKIGISNNGIEILDKTQIEEDFKNKVAQALNEIKTKILAYDEEYNLKIKNEMKLRRR
- the glmM gene encoding phosphoglucosamine mutase: MGKLFGTDGIRGIANTELQPEFALKIGKAVGTYFGKGARILIGRDVRAGGDMLLRAVESGLLSSGVLVYEAGMAPTPAFQYGVKTLGYDGGIIITASHNPAEYNGIKVLSPHGIEISREDEDKIEDIYFNNKFHVVEWNGLVNDVKREDKVIETYVHGILSQVDTDKIRSKKYKVLIDPANSVGTLVTPIVARELGCKVFTINGNLDPLFSARTPEPTFESLSETAKVAKQLGVDLAVAHDGDADRAIFIDSIGRVQWGDRSGTLLSYWASIKAPNLPKRIFTAVSSSSLVEEYLKQYNIQVRWTKVGSVDIAHMLFKEKGVAGFEENGGFMYPPHQAVRDGAMSFALMLEMMASENENSAELFNRLPVYYLVKTKVRITEKSNIEKIYDEIIDKYGKYGNIVTIDGVKIIGNDFWLLVRKSGTEPIIRILVEAKDENKSKELAKELEKLVSELA
- a CDS encoding DUF2153 domain-containing protein, producing the protein MESSFIGNLDEWIKLQKNLLSTLKDMEKKEKTEDMDRLDLILASRTAFQHMMRTLKAFDQWLQDPMVIKHMPREMLEDVKNTSWELLQRLLELDIRHTSQFREMISKMSKEGKLDPLIWTRPVTEEHPERERRGPLSTI
- a CDS encoding Trm112 family protein, encoding MKYRLMDLLACPMCKHFPLKLFVFSEKEIDRKLSQEDKKPLCELYCAYKSAFIKDLNSLPPCEECIRNEIVEGVLYCESCNRWYPIIDEIPRMLPDKLRKEEEDIKFLEKHKDKIPKTILSSGVPFRLK
- the rimI gene encoding ribosomal protein S18-alanine N-acetyltransferase; amino-acid sequence: MELAEKDKGRDFTLRNARMDDIDQIIKINRLTLPENYPYYFFVEHLKEYGLAFFVAVVDDKVVGYIMPRIEWGFSNIKQLPSLVRKGHVVSIAVLEEYRRKGIATALLEASMKSMKNDYNAEEIYLEVRVTNYPAIALYEKLNFKKVKVLKGYYADGEDAYLMARQL
- a CDS encoding orotidine 5'-phosphate decarboxylase / HUMPS family protein, producing MREVLLEKLRTEKFLQIALDFIDINDAIKVVNEVKDLENEIIEIGTPLLKSFGIEGIRKIKSIVPDKIIVADTKTADAGDVEVEIAKLGGANIMTVLGIMDNSTIHSAVKKARELDILVQADLINVKNVYERAKELKQLGVDIIGFHVGLDVQKSRGISVADLKSEIRKVSELDLLISIAGGLNKDRILELIDLPVSIYVVGGAITRSKEPKNVSKEIVNILKGR
- the coaBC gene encoding bifunctional phosphopantothenoylcysteine decarboxylase/phosphopantothenate--cysteine ligase CoaBC — its product is MHTYMTHPSKKIIGSVSKDLANRKVLLAVTGSVAIYKSLDLARSLMRNGAEVSVIMSKDAAKLISPEMFKWATGNDVFTKLTGDLEHVSLAEDNDIMIVAPSTANTIVKIAYGIADTPITATALNFVGMKKPLIIVPSMHLQMYISPQVADAVNRLKGIGVEIIEPDIIGDLAHYPELEYLTGRITSFILRGKDLSGLNILVTAGPTREYLDSVRFISNPSSGTMGISIANEAYFRGANVRVISGPISSKLEPYVRDIVRIETTEEMLNEVVKSIENDKFSVVILAGAPADYKFKNRSDTKIDSHTEIPKVELERTPKISEYIRKYNILLVGFSAETVNSDEELIEKAKIKMRRHGFDLIVANNVRRKDIGFSSEYNEVIVIDKAGNVRKIEKNFKTVVARKILDIVKEQLKR